A genomic segment from Nicotiana sylvestris chromosome 1, ASM39365v2, whole genome shotgun sequence encodes:
- the LOC104214162 gene encoding dynamin-related protein 5A: MENLIQLVNRLQRACTALGDHGEESALPTLWDALPSIAVVGGQSSGKSSVLESIVGKDFLPRGSGIVTRRPLVLQLHRIDEGREYAEFGHLPRKRFTDFAAVRKEIADETDRETGRSKQISSVPIYLSIYSPNVVNLTLIDLPGLTKVAVEGQSESIVADIENMVRSYIEKPNCIILAVSPANQDLATSDAIKISREVDPKGERTFGVLTKIDLMDKGTDAVDILEGRAYKLQFPWIGVVNRSQQDINKNVDMIAARRREKEYFSSTPEYRHMANRMGSEHLGKVMSKHLESVIKSRIPGLQSLINKTIIELENELSRLGKPIATDAGGKLYMIMEVCRTFDGIFKEHLDGVRPGGDKIYNVFDNQLPAALKRLQFDKQLSMDNVRKLITEADGYQPHLIAPEQGYRRLIESSLTSMKGPAEAAVDAVHAILKELVHKSISETAELKQYPSLRVEVNGAAVESLERMRDESKKATLQLVEMECSYLTVDFFRKLPQDIEKGGNPTHSIFDRYNDSYLRRIGSNVLSYVNMVCATLRNSIPKSVVYCQVREAKRSLLDHFFTDLGKKEGKQLGTLLDEDPAIMQRRISLAKRLELYRAAQGEIDSVAWAK, translated from the exons ATGGAGAATCTCATACAGTTGGTTAACAGATTACAGAGAGCTTGTACAGCCCTTGGCGATCACGGTGAAGAGAGTGCATTGCCTACTCTCTGGGACGCCCTTCCTTCCATCGCCGTCGTTGGTGGCCAG AGCTCTGGGAAGTCTTCAGTGCTTGAGAGCATTGTTGGAAAGGATTTTTTGCCTCGTGGATCCG GTATTGTCACTCGTCGACCCCTTGTCCTACAGCTTCATCGGATAGATGAGGGTAGAGAATATGCAGAATTTGGACACCTTCCAAGGAAGAGGTTTACTGATTTTG CTGCCGTGAGAAAGGAGATTGCTGACGAGACTGATCGAGAGACAGGCCGTTCTAAACAGATCTCCAGCGTCCCAATTTATCTCAGTATATATTCTCCAAACG TCGTAAACTTGACACTGATCGATCTTCCTGGACTTACAAAAGTAGCAGTTG AGGGACAATCTGAGAGCATTGTTGCGGACATTGAAAACATGGTTCGCTCTTATATTGAGAAG CCAAATTGCATTATTCTTGCTGTTTCTCCTGCGAATCAAGATCTTGCAACATCGGATGCTATTAAGATTTCTCGCGAAGTAGACCCTAAAG GGGAAAGGACATTTGGTGTTCTGACAAAGATTGATCTTATGGATAAGGGTACTGATGCTGTCGAT ATCTTGGAAGGAAGAGCATATAAACTACAATTTCCATGGATAGGTGTCGTCAATCGTTCTCAACAAGATATTAATAAAAACGTTGACATGATTGCTGCCAGGCGTAGAGAAAAGGAGTATTTTTCTAGTACCCCTGAGTACAGGCATATGGCCAACAGGATGGGTTCAGAACATCTTGGGAAAGTTATGTCAAAA CACTTGGAGTCTGTTATCAAGTCAAGAATTCCAGGTCTTCAGTCTCTTATCAACAAGACCATCATTGAGCTAGAAAATGAATTGAGCCGTCTTGGGAAGCCCATTGCGACAGATGCTGGA GGAAAGTTGTACATGATTATGGAAGTCTGTCGTACTTTTGATGGAATCTTCAAAGAACATCTTGATGGAGT TCGACCTGGTGGGGATAAAATATATAATGTCTTTGATAATCAGCTTCCAGCTGCATTGAAAAGATTGCAATTTGATAAGCAACTTTCAATGGACAATGTAAGGAAACTTATAACTGAAGCTGATGGATACCAACCACATTTGATTGCTCCTGAGCAAGGATATCGTCGTCTTATTGAATCCTCCTTGACTTCTATGAAGGGTCCTGCTGAAGCAGCCGTTGATGCG GTTCATGCTATACTGAAGGAACTGGTTCACAAGTCAATTAGTGAGACTGCA GAGCTAAAGCAATATCCTTCTCTTAGAGTTGAGGTCAACGGTGCAGCTGTTGAATCACTAGAAAGGATGAGGGATGAAAGCAAAAAAGCAACTCTTCAGCTGGTTGAAATGGAGTGTAGTTACCTGACTGTAGATTTCTTCCGGAAACTTCCTCAAGATATTGAGAAGGGAGGAAATCCAACACATTCAATTTTTGACCGGTATAATGATTCCTATCTTCGAAGGATAG GATCGAATGTGTTGTCTTATGTCAATATggtttgtgctactttgaggaaTTCCATTCCTAAATCTGTTGTTTATTGTCAAGTACGGGAGGCCAAACGCAGCTTGCTTGATCATTTCTTCACCGACTTGGGCAAGAAAGAG GGGAAACAGCTGGGTACTTTGCTGGATGAGGACCCAGCAATAATGCAGCGTCGTATCTCTCTGGCGAAGAGACTTGAGTTGTACAGAGCTGCTCAGGGTGAGATCGATTCAGTTGCATGGGCTAAATAG